The nucleotide window GAGGGCCGAACCCACCGCGTCCCACGAGAAGCCCAGCGAGCGGTCGAAGTCCACGGCGGCCGTGACCAGGGTCTCGACGCTGTCCCGCAGCTCCTGGGCCAGGCGGACGGTCGGAGCGGGGGCACGCCCGTAGACGACGAAGCCCGCGGAGGGGCCGGAGCGGCGCGGGCGGTAGACGTTCCCCAGCTGGGCTGTCAGCGTGCGCAGTGCGTCCACCTGTCGACGGACCCGCTCGATGTCCCGCACCAGCAAGTGCAGGCTTGCCCGGGCCTGGGCGTCGTGGGTTGCGTGGTCGGCCATGAACAAGCCTCTCGGACCGGCGTTGAAAAGGTCCGGGCCGCGATTGCGGCCCGTTTTGGTCAACTCTTTCTTGACAACGCGTTTCACCGTGAGTGGTCACGCACGAGGGGCGCGGGGGCATATGCGTACGCCCCCGGCGGTCGGGGCGGCGCTCGTCCCGGCCCGGAGCCGGAGTGTGCCCCATAGACTGGTGCGCTGCCCGTTGTGAACCCGCCCGAGAGGCCGACCGTCACCCATGAAGCTCGTCTTCGCCGGCACCCCAGAGGTCGCCGTTCCCGCCCTGGACGCCCTGATCGCCTCCGGGCGCCACGAGGTGGCCGCCGTCGTCACGCGCCCCGACGCGCCGGCCGGGCGGGGGCGCAGGCTCGTCGCGAGCCCCGTCGCGCAGCGTGCCGAGCACGCCGGGATCGAGGTGCTCAAGCCGGTGCGGCCGCGGGACGAGGACTTCCTCGCACGGCTGCGGGAGATCGCCCCGGACTGCTGCCCCGTCGTGGCGTACGGGGCGCTGCTGCCGCGGGTCGCGCTCGACGTCCCCGCCCGCGGCTGGGTCAACCTGCACTTCTCGCTGCTGCCCGCCTGGCGCGGGGCGGCGCCCGTGCAGCACGCGGTGATGGCCGGGGACGAGATCACCGGCGCGTCCACCTTCCTCATCGAGGAGGGGCTCGACTCCGGGCCCGTGTACGGGACCGTCACCGAGGAGGTGCGGCCCACCGACACCAGCGGGGACCTGCTGACGCGGCTCGCCTTCGCCGGGTCCGGGCTGCTCGCGGCGACCATGGACGGGATCGAGGACGGCACGCTGAAGGCTGTGCCGCAGCCGGCGGACGGGGTCACCCTGGCGCCGAAGATCACCGTCGAGGACGCGCGGGTGGACTGGAGCGCGCCGGCGCTGCGGGTCGACCGGGTCGTGCGGGGATGCACGCCCGCGCCCGGGGCGTGGACCGTGTTCCGCGGGGAGCGGCTGAAGCTCGTCCAGGCCGCGCCCGTCCCCGAGCGGACGGACCTGGCGCCGGGAGCGCTGGCGGTCGGGAAGAACAGCGTGCACGTGGGGACCGGGTCGTACGCGATCGAGTTGCTGTGGGTGCAGGCGCAGGGGAAGAAGCCGATGAGGGCCGCCGACTGGGCCCGGGGGGTGCGGATCGCCTCCGGCGAGGTGGTCGGAGCCTGACGGGTGTCCTGCGGACGGCTGGGCGGGGGCGGCGGCCGGACGGTGTGATGCCGGGTGCGGGCCGGTGGGGGCCGCTCGCGCAGCTCCCCTCGCCCCTTCCGGGCGCCCCTGCGGGAGCGCTCCGGAATCCGGGCGACGTAACCTGAGGGGCGTATCTCTTCCACTGAGCCGGAGCACCTTTTCGTGAGTGAGCAGACTCGTCGGGGTCGTCAGCAGGGCAAGCCGTACCGTCGTCCGAAGAAGGACCCCGTGCGGATGCTCGCCTTCGATGCGTTGCGGGCGGTGGACGAACGGGACGCGTACGCGAACCTCGTGCTGCCGCCGCTGCTGCGGAAGGCGCGGGAGAACGGCGACTTCGACGGGCGGGACGCGGCGCTGGCGACCGAGCTGGTGTACGGGACGCTGCGCCGGCAGGGGACGTACGACGCGATCATCGCGGCGTGCGTGGACCGGCCGCTGCGCGAGGTCGACCCGCCGGTGCTGGACGTACTCAACCTGGGCGCCCACCAGTTGCTCGGCACGCGGATCCCGACGCACGCGGCCGTGTCGGCCACCGTCGACCTCGCGCGGATCGTCCTCGGCGACGGGCGGGCGAAGTTCGTCAACGCCGTGCTCCGCAAGATCTCGCGGCAGGAGCTGGACGCCTGGATCGAGCAGGTCGCGCCGCCCTACGACGAGGACGCCGAGGACCATCTCGCCGTCGTCCACTCGCATCCGCGGTGGATCGTCTCCGCCCTGTGGGACTCGCTGGGCGGCGGCCGCGCCGGCATCGAGGACCTGCTGGAGGCCGACAACGAACGGCCCGAGGTGACGCTGGTCGCCAGGCCCGGACGTGCCACCGCGGACGAGATCCTCGGCGCGCTCGGCGAGGGGACGGCGCTGCCGGGACGCTGGTCGCCGTACGCCGTGCGGCTGTCCGAGGGCGGCGAGCCGGGGGCGATCGACGCCGTGCGCGAAGGGCGCGCCGGCGTCCAGGACGAGGGCAGCCAGCTCGTGGCGGTCGCCCTCGCGAACGCTCCCCTCGACGGGCCGGACAGGACCTGGCTCGACGGGTGCGCCGGACCGGGTGGCAAGGCGGCCATGCTCGCCGGGCTCGCCGCGGAGCGCGGGGCCGTGCTGCTCGCCTCCGAGAAGCAGCCGCACCGGGCGGGGCTGGTCGCGAAGGCACTCGCCGGGAACCCGGGGCCGTACCAGGTGATCGCCGCCGACGGCACGCGGCCCCCGTGGCGTCCGGGGACCTTCGACCGGGTACTGATGGACGTGCCCTGCACCGGGCTCGGCGCCCTGCGGCGGCGGCCCGAGGCCCGCTGGCGGCGGCGGCCGGCCGACCTGGACGGGTTCGCGCCGCTGCAGCGCGGGCTGCTGCGCACCGCGCTCGAATCGGTACGGGTCGGCGGTGTCGTCGGGTACGCCACCTGCTCGCCGCACCTCGCCGAGACCCGGGCCGTGGTCGACGACGTGCTCAAGCAGCAGGACGCCGAACTCCTCGACGCCCGCCCGCTCCTGCCGGGTGTCCCGGCCCTCGGCGACGGCCCGGACATCCAGCTCTGGCCGCACGTGCACGGCACGGACGCGATGTATCTGGCCCTGATCCGCCGGACCGGCTGACCCGGACCAGGCCCGCCGGGCCGGCCGGTCCGGACCCGGGCGGCCTGTGGCGGCCGGGTCCGGACCGGAGGAGGGGCCGGTACGTGAAGTGGGTGTCCGGGCGGGCCCGCCGGGGTGTTCCCCCGCGAGCCCCCTCGGCGGCCGGACGCGAGGGTACGGAACGCGTCAGAGGCGGCGCAGGACGAACTCGTCCGTCGTGAGGCCCTGCCCCAGCAGGTCGGGGCGCCCGCTGATGGCGTAGGCGCCGTACGGAGTGTCGGCGATGTCCGTGGGCAGCACCTCGGGCCAGGGCTCCACCCGGCGGATCTCGTGCGCCGCGGTCCAGTCCGCGCAGGTCGGCCGCAGGACGACGACCGCGTCGACGCCGGTGGGCGCGGCCAGGTTGTTGCCGACGACGAGGAGGGTGCCGTCGGGGCGCAGCACGACGGAGTCACCGCCGACGATCGGACGGTCCAGGGTGACGGCGGTCGCCCGCTCCGGTGCGTCGAGCGGGATGCGGACCAGCCTGCCGGTGCTGTAGTGCAGGGTCAGCAGGAAGCCGCGCGGGTGCAGGAGGATGCCGATGACACCGGCGCCCGTGCCGACCTGCCAGCCCGGCGCGATGACGGCGGAGTCCACCAGCACCGAGGCCTCGCCGTCGACGGTGACCTGGTAGATCTTGTTCGCCGCCGGGTCGGAGACGTACGCGGTGCCGTCCGGAGCGATCGCTATGCGGTCGGCCGCGTGCATCGGCTCGGGGCCGAGCTTCAGGTCGACCAGGCCACGCCGCCGGCCGGTGCGCAGGTCGTAGACCGCCAGGTAGGACGCGGCTCCGAAGGTCTCGGGAGTGCTGCGCGCGCCGAGACCGAAGTCGTGGCAGCCCAGCAGCAGCCGATTGCGGGCGGGGTCCGCCGCGATACCGACCGAGGAGACGACGCGCGGGTCGATGTCGGTGACCAGCGGGGTGACGCGGCCCTTGATGTCG belongs to Streptomyces sp. V3I8 and includes:
- the fmt gene encoding methionyl-tRNA formyltransferase, yielding MKLVFAGTPEVAVPALDALIASGRHEVAAVVTRPDAPAGRGRRLVASPVAQRAEHAGIEVLKPVRPRDEDFLARLREIAPDCCPVVAYGALLPRVALDVPARGWVNLHFSLLPAWRGAAPVQHAVMAGDEITGASTFLIEEGLDSGPVYGTVTEEVRPTDTSGDLLTRLAFAGSGLLAATMDGIEDGTLKAVPQPADGVTLAPKITVEDARVDWSAPALRVDRVVRGCTPAPGAWTVFRGERLKLVQAAPVPERTDLAPGALAVGKNSVHVGTGSYAIELLWVQAQGKKPMRAADWARGVRIASGEVVGA
- a CDS encoding RsmB/NOP family class I SAM-dependent RNA methyltransferase, translated to MSEQTRRGRQQGKPYRRPKKDPVRMLAFDALRAVDERDAYANLVLPPLLRKARENGDFDGRDAALATELVYGTLRRQGTYDAIIAACVDRPLREVDPPVLDVLNLGAHQLLGTRIPTHAAVSATVDLARIVLGDGRAKFVNAVLRKISRQELDAWIEQVAPPYDEDAEDHLAVVHSHPRWIVSALWDSLGGGRAGIEDLLEADNERPEVTLVARPGRATADEILGALGEGTALPGRWSPYAVRLSEGGEPGAIDAVREGRAGVQDEGSQLVAVALANAPLDGPDRTWLDGCAGPGGKAAMLAGLAAERGAVLLASEKQPHRAGLVAKALAGNPGPYQVIAADGTRPPWRPGTFDRVLMDVPCTGLGALRRRPEARWRRRPADLDGFAPLQRGLLRTALESVRVGGVVGYATCSPHLAETRAVVDDVLKQQDAELLDARPLLPGVPALGDGPDIQLWPHVHGTDAMYLALIRRTG